In Magnolia sinica isolate HGM2019 chromosome 12, MsV1, whole genome shotgun sequence, a single genomic region encodes these proteins:
- the LOC131220717 gene encoding glutathione S-transferase 3-like: MDGSPLMPKDPYQRANARLWANYIDKKIYPSASGILRNKGEAQEASKKEFIECLKLLEGKLKEKPFFGNDTFGLVDIILIPFSSWFDLFKTYGYFNVEEECLTLMRWVKSCLERESVSKTLPDPHKLYDFVESMRKNLRINRSGRLKQEWKAFMK, translated from the exons ATGGATGGATCACCATTGATGCCCAAAGATCCTTACCAACGGGCCAATGCCAGGTTGTGGGCTAACTACATAGACAAGAAG aTATATCCAAGTGCATCAGGAATATTGAGGAATAAAGGCGAAGCTCAGGAAGCATCAAAGAAAGAATTTATTGAGTGCTTGAAATTGTTGGAAGGCAAGCTCAAAGAGAAGCCATTTTTCGGGAATGATACCTTTGGGTTGGTGGATATTATCCTCATTCCCTTTTCTAGTTGGTTTGACTTGTTTAAGACTTATGGGTATTTCAATGTGGAGGAGGAATGCCTGACACTGATGAGGTGGGTGAAGAGTTGCTTGGAGAGGGAGAGTGTGTCGAAGACTCTTCCAGACCCACACAAGCTCTATGACTTTGTGGAGTCCATGAGGAAGAATTTGAGAATCAATAGGAGTGGAAGATTAAAACAAGAGTGGAAGGCTTTTATGAAATAG